The Camelina sativa cultivar DH55 chromosome 14, Cs, whole genome shotgun sequence genome includes a window with the following:
- the LOC104741802 gene encoding acetyltransferase NSI-like: protein MLLIPISSSSSVLPQSFFNSTSSYSSNHHSLFLSNLSYPIPHGSRKLKTLRLRANFWESIRSGFVKNNNSTQLVEPPSIVDDEEEPLLPVEFTLVERTLQDGLIEEIIFSSGGEIDVYDLQGLCDKVGWPRRPLVKLAAALKNSYMVATLHSVMKSSSVSDSGSSGDNGEQQQEKKLIGMARATSDHAFNATIWDVLVDPEYQGQGLGKALVEKLVRALLQRDIGNISLFADSQVVDFYQNLGFEADPEGIKGMFWYPK, encoded by the exons atgttacTAATCCCAatttcttcgtcttcgtctgt CCTTCCTCAATCTTTCTTCAATTCTACTTCTTCATATTCGTCGAATCATCACTCTCTGTTCCTCTCCAATCTCAGTTACCCGATTCCTCATG GAAGTAGAAAGTTGAAGACTTTACGGCTCAGAGCCAATTTCTGGGAGTCAATCCGATCTGG GTTTGTGAAGAATAACAATAGTACCCAACTTGTTGAACCACCTTCTATAgtcgatgatgaagaagaaccatTGTTGCCTGTGGAGTTTACTTTAGTTGAGAGGACTCTTCAAGATGGGTTGATTGAAGAGATTATATTTTCTTCAGGTGGTGAAATTGATGTGTATGATCTTCAAGGTCTTTGTGACAAG gtaggaTGGCCACGGAGACCGTTAGTGAAACTAGCTGCTGCTTTGAAGAATAGTTATATGGTTGCTACATTGCATTCTGTTATGAAGTCATCATCAGTTTCAGATTCAGGTTCATCAG GCGATAATGGCGAGCAGCAGCAGGAGAAGAAGCTTATTGGTATGGCACGTGCGACGTCGGATCATGCCTTTAACGCTACAATCTGGGATGTTCTTGTTGATCCTGAATATCAG GGTCAAGGGCTAGGTAAAGCTCTTGTTGAAAAACTTGTAAGGGCTCTACTTCAGAGAGATATTGGTAACATATCTCTTTTTGCAGATAGTCAAG TTGTGGATTTCTATCAGAACTTGGGGTTTGAAGCTGATCCAGAAGGCATCAAAGGCATGTTTTGGTACCCAAAGTAG
- the LOC104743714 gene encoding phosphoribulokinase, chloroplastic-like has protein sequence SVIEARKPDFDAFIDPQKQYADAVIEVLPTQLIPDDNEGKVLRVRLIMKEGVKYFSPVYLFDEGSTISWIPCGRKLTCSYPGIKFNYEPDSYFDHEVSVLEMDGQFDRLDELIYVESHLSNLSTKFYGEVTQQMLKHADFPGSNNGTGLFQTIVGLKIRDLYEQLIANKATARAEAAKA, from the exons tcGGTNATCGAAGCACGAAAGCCCGACTTCGATGCATTCATCG ACCCGCAAAAGCAGTACGCGGATGCGGTCATCGAAGTGCTTCCTACGCAGTTGATTCCAGATGACAATGAAGGGAAAGTGTTGAGAGTGAGATTGATAATGAAGGAAGGTGTGAAATACTTTAGCCCGGTTTACCTATTTGATGAAGGTTCaaccatctcttggatcccttGCGGCCGCAAACTCACCTGCTCGTACCCTGGCATCAAGTTCAACTACGAACCTGACTCCTACTTTGACCATGAG gtATCAGTTTTGGAGATGGATGGGCAATTCGATAGACTGGACGAGCTGATTTACGTGGAGAGTCATCTGAGCAACCTGTCAACCAAATTCTATGGAGAAGTCACTCAACAAATGCTCAAGCATGCTGATTTCCCTGGTAGCAACAACGGGACTGGTCTATTCCAAACCATTGTTGGATTGAAGATCAGAGATCTTTACGAGCAGCTCATTGCCAACAAAGCCACTGCTCGTGCTGAAGCTGCTAAAGcctaa